In Muribaculum gordoncarteri, the genomic window CCTGATTGAGAACATACAGCGCGAGGACCTCAACGCCATTGAGATAGCCCTTACATTCCGCAAGCTCATCGACCAGTACAACCTCACTCAGGAACGCCTCAGCGAGCGCATCGGAAAGAAACGCGCCACCGTGGCCAACTTCCTGCGCCTGCTCAAGCTGCCCGCCGAAGTGCAGCTCGGACTTCGCGACAAGCGCGTCGACATGGGTCACGCACGTGCGCTGCTCACCATCGACAAGCCATCGCTGCAGCTGAAGCTATATAACGAAATCATAAAACAGGGACTTTCAGTGCGAAAAGTCGAAGAGCTGGCCAAAGCCTATCAGGCCGCCGAAGAGAACGGAGAGATGCCACCCCGCCAATCCAAGCCGGCAATGAGCAACAAGGACTTCGACATTCTTAAAAAACATTTAAGCGCATCGTTCCGCACCCCCGTTCAGTTCACCTGCAACCCTCAGGGACGCGGAAAAATCACATTTCCATTCAAGAATGAGGATGAACTTGCGCAATTAATTGCTATCTTTGACACAATAAAACATTCCGACAACTGACATGCCGGGAATCGATTGATTTCGCTCATTATGCTATAGCCATTCAATCGACTGTTCATCAACAACATAAACAATGAGCAAAGGTCAAGACCGCAATAAATACGATAAATTGGACCTATCGACGAGAATAGTGATTTTAGGATTAATATTCACGTTGGTATTCCCTTTTAACATTTTTTCAGCAACTGATTCACCACAACGGCCTCAACTTCCACGGAAACCGATAAAAATCGAGGAGCCCGACAATACCACTCCCAATGATCCCGTTCAGGCTGAGCCCGACTTGAGCGAATTTCCCGACTCGATGTGGCTCACCGTGCCGCGTCATCAGCGCGTGGAGGTAGTAGGCGACTCGGTTGAGTTTACCGGCGACAGCCTTAAAGTGACGCAGATAGCAGTAGTGCCTGTCGAAACCGACACCACGGCAACCGCGAAAAATCCCGACGACGAATTTGACCCCGACTACGTGGTGAGGGACTTCAACCCCGACCCCACGAGGGCTGTGTGGATGTCGGCGCTGTTTCCCGGCCTTGGACAGCTCTACAACCGCCGCTACTGGAAACTCCCCATCGTAATAGGCGGATTCATGGGCCTCGGCTACGCCACATCGTGGAACAACCGCATGCTCAACGATTACACCCAGGCCTATCGTGACCTGATGGACAACGACCCGTCGACCAAAAGCTATATGGACTTCTTCCCGCCCAATGCAAAGGAAGAGGATCTCAACCGCTCATGGATGGAGCGCACCTTCAAAGCCCGCAAGGACTTCTATCGCCGCAACCGCGACCTTTGCATAATATGCATGGTAGGCGTCTATCTCATCGCTATGGTCGACGCCTATGTCGATGCGTCACTGTCGCACTTCGACATCTCTCCCGACTTGACAATGGATGTGTATCCCACTCTGATTCCCGACACCCGCAACTCAAGAGTAGGCATCGGGCTACAGTGGGCTCTTAATTTTTAATCTCTACCACCTGACCACCGAAATGAATAAATTTGTCACATCGTTATTGCTTATAGCATCGTCACTGGCAGTAAGCGCCGCCTCATCGATTCTGACTTTAAAAAATTCGATTACCGACAATTCAATCATATATCCCGAAAGTTTTGAAACCGACACCCACAAGATGATGCAAAACTGGTACCTTAAGAACTATGCGGTTCTTAACGACAGTTATGCCAAAACACCTGTGGTGAATGCAACCGACGAGGAGTACATAAAGCGTCTTTCATCGATGCCCACCGAAATCGAGATGCCCTACAACCAGGTTGTGCGCTCCTACATCAACATGTATGTGCAGCGTCGTCGCGACCTCGTGGAGAGCATGCTCGGAATGAGCCTCTACTATATGCCGATATTCGAGCAGGCACTCGAGCGGAAAGGTCTTCCCCTCGAACTGCGTTACCTCCCGGTGATTGAGTCGGCGTTGAACCCCGATGCGGTGTCACGCGCCGGAGCCACTGGACTGTGGCAATTCATGCTCCCCACCGCAAGAGGACTTGGACTGGAAATAAACACTCTCGTCGACGAGCGTCGCGACCCATACGCGTCGTCGGAAGCCGCCGCCACCTACCTTAAGCAGCTCTACGACATGTACAACGACTGGTCGCTCGCCATCGCCGCCTACAACTGCGGCCCCGGCAACGTTAACAAGGCATTGCGTCGTGCAGGAGGCGAAAACAAGGACTTCTGGAGCATCTACTACCTGCTGCCGGCCGAAACCCGAGGCTATGTTCCCGCCTTCATCGCTGCCAACTACGTGATGAACTACTACAACCAGCACAACATAAGCCCGGCACTCGCCAAGCGTCCGATAATAACCGACTCGGTACACGTGAACAAGCGCGTGCATCTGCAACAGATTGCCGACATACTCAATCTACCCATCGAAGAGATACGTGTGCTGAATCCGCAATATCGCCGCGATGTGATTCCCGGTGATGTGCGCCCCTACTCCCTCGTGCTGCCGTCGATGCAGGTCTACAGCTACATCATGAGCGAGGACAGCATCCTGTCGCACGACTACAACCGTTACGCCCGACGCAAAGTGGTCGAGCCCGTGACAACAATCGACGACGACCCCGACAGCGACTATGTGACAAAACTTGTTGTCAAAAGACACGTAGTGAAAAAAGGCGAAACACTATCGAAGATAGCAAAGCGCTACGGAGTCAAGACAGCCGACATAAAGAAGTGGAACGGACTGCGCAAGAACTCGCTTCGCGCCGGTTCGACACTGAAGATAAACACCTACGAGCGTGTTGCACGTGTAAAGGAACCGGAACCCGAACCCAAAACGGAAACTACCGACGACAGCAGCCTTGCAGCAGCCGAAAGCACGCAAGCGCAGGACGACGAGCCTAACTCGGGCACAGTGCAGCCGGCCGAAACCTTAGTGACCGACTCGACCGAAACAGCCTCGCAGGAAAGCGCAGCCCCCAAAGCCGAGAAGCCTGTTGAAAAAGAGAAAACCGTAGAAAAGCCCGCGCCCAAGAAGAGCGCAGCCAAGGAAAAAACCGCAGCCAAGGAGAAGGCCGCGGCAAAGCCCTCCTACACCTATCACACCGTAAAGAGAGGTGAAACACTCTCCAAAATCGCCCGCAAATACCGAGGCGTGACAATAGCCGACATACAGAAAGCCAACGGCATCAGCGGCTCGGCAATTCAGGCAGGACAGAAACTGAAGATTCCCCGCAAGTAATCCCGCTCAAAAAAACATATTCCCATAAGCAAGGTGCATCGTTTACAAATGATGCACCTTGCTCATTTTTACGCCAAATAACTTTACCGTCCACAAATATTTCAATAACTTTGTAACTCATTGCATTATAAAAAACCAATCAATACATAGAATGAAAAAATTACTTTTACCATTGGCCTTTGCATCAATTGCAGCGACCTCATGGGCTGTCACTCCGCTATGGTTGCGCGATGTGAAAATATCGCCCGACGGCAGCTCTATTGCGTTCACCTATAAAGGTGACATATACAAAGTGGCGGCTAACGGAGGCACGGCACAACGCCTCACCACCCAACCGTCCTACGAATCCAACCCCGTGTGGTCGCCCGACGGCAAGAGCATCGCGTTTGCCAGTGACCGTAACGGCAACATGGATGTCTACCTGATGTCGGCCAACGGAGGTAAAGCCACCCGACTTACGACCAACTCCACCAACGAGATTCCCGAATCATTCACTCCCGACGGCAAAAACGTGCTCTTCTCGGCCGCGATACAGGATGTAGCATCAAGCGCACAGTTCCCCTCGTCACGCCTCACCGAGGTCTACAGCGTGCCCGTGACGGGAGGCCGCATAACACAGCTTCTCAGCACACCCGCATTGCAGATAAGCTACTCGCTCGACGGCGACTTCTTCCTCTACAACGACCAGAAGGGATTTGAGGACGAATGGCGCAAGCATCACACCTCATCGGTGACCCGCGATGTGTGTCGTTACGACACAAAGACCGGCAAGCACACCAATCTCACCAACCGCGCCGGCGAGGACCGCAATCCCGTCATGTCGGTCGACGGCAAGACCGTCTACCTGCTGAGCGAGCGCAACGGCAACACGTTCAATGTCTACTCGTTCCCCATCGACAATCCGTCGGCGGTAAAGCAGCTCACTAACTTCAAGACCCATCCCGTGCGCTTCCTTTCACAGGGCGCCGACGGAACTCTCGCATTCACCTATGACGGCGAGATATACACCAAGAAGGGCGATGCCGCACCGCGCAAAGTCAACATCGACCTGATGCTCGACGAGGAGAATCCCATAAAGAAATACAGCGTAAGCTCATCCAACGAAGCCACTGTATCGCCCGATGGCAAGCAGGTGGCCTTCGTCAACCGAGGCGAACTGTTTGTGACATCGGTTGAATACCCCACCACCAAGCAGATTACATCGACTCCGGCCGCCGAGCGTCAACCGGCATGGGCTCCCGACAACCGCACAATCGCCTACACAAGCGAGCGCGAGGGACACCCTAATATATATGTGGCAAAAATCAACCGCAAAGATGACGCCAACTTCCCCAATGCAACACTCATCGATGAAACTCCGCTCGTAAAAGCCAATGATGGCGTAGAGCGCACCTATCCCAAGTATTCGCCCGACGGCAAGGAGATAGCCTTCATCCAGGATCGCCGCAAGCTCATGGTGATGAATCTCGACACCAAGAAAGTGCGTCAGATTACCGACGGCTCGACCTATCCCGAGCGTAACGGCGGATTTGACTACAAGTGGTCGCCCGACGGAAAGTGGTTTGTCATCGAATTGACCGGCAACGGACACGAACCCTACAGCGACATCGCAATCGTAAACGCCACCGGCACCCCGAAGGTCACCAACATCACCCGCTCATCCTACTTCGACATGGAACCCCAATGGGTAATGGACGGCAATGCCATCGCCTTTGTTTCCGACCGTTACGGCTTGAGAAGTCACGCATCATGGGGCTCGCAGAACGACATCATGCTTGCATTCCTCAACCAGGACGCCTACGACAAGTATCGTCTTAGCAAGGAGGATTACGAGTTGCGCAAGGAGCTCGAAAAGCAGCAGAAGAAGGACAAGAAGAACGACGACAAGAAAGAGAAGTCGGCCGAAAGTGACGACGATACCGATGACATCGTTGTGGAGCTTGACGGAATCGAGGACCGAATCGTTCGTGTAACTCCCGCGTCAAGTGACATTGGCGGATACATCTTCAGCAAGGACGGTGAGAACCTCTACTACCTCGCTGCATTTGAAAAAGCCTACGACCTGTGGAAAATCAATCTGCGCAAGCGTGATGTAAGGCTTATCAACAAGCTCAACACATCGCCTCTCAACTTCGGAATGGACAAGAAGGGCGACAACATATTCCTTCTCGGAAGCTCGTCGCTCAAAAAGATGAATGCCAACTCCGAGTCAATGACCCCGATAACATTCTCGGCTATATTGAAACTCGATCCCGCAGCTGAGCGCGAGTACATGTTTGACTACGTTAAGCAGGAGGAGAAGGAGCGTTTCTACAACAAGAACATGCACGGCATCGACTGGGAAGCAATGACCAAGGCCTATCGCAAGTTCCTGCCCCACATCAACAACAACTACGACTTTGCCGAACTGCTCAGCGAATTGCTCGGCGAGCTTAATGTGTCACACACCGGCGGACGCTATCGCCCCTCATCGTCGGGCGACCGCACGGCAAGCCTCGGCCTGCTCTACGACTGGACCTATACCGGAAAGGGTCTTAAAGTGGACGAGATTATCGAAAAAGGCCCGTTTGACCGCAAGAACAGCGACATAACCGTAGGATGCATAATCGAAAAGATCAACGGCGAAACTATCGACAACAATACCGACTACACCGCGATATTCAACGATATTGCCGGCAAGAAGACGCTCGTGACAATCCACAATCCGGCCGACAACAAGACTTGGGACGAGGTTATACTCCCCATCAGCTCGGGCACGATGAACACCTTGCTTTACAACCGCTGGGTTAAGCAACGCGCAGCCGATGTCGACAAATGGTCGGGCGGCCGTCTTGGATACGTACACCTTG contains:
- a CDS encoding LysM peptidoglycan-binding domain-containing protein, yielding MNKFVTSLLLIASSLAVSAASSILTLKNSITDNSIIYPESFETDTHKMMQNWYLKNYAVLNDSYAKTPVVNATDEEYIKRLSSMPTEIEMPYNQVVRSYINMYVQRRRDLVESMLGMSLYYMPIFEQALERKGLPLELRYLPVIESALNPDAVSRAGATGLWQFMLPTARGLGLEINTLVDERRDPYASSEAAATYLKQLYDMYNDWSLAIAAYNCGPGNVNKALRRAGGENKDFWSIYYLLPAETRGYVPAFIAANYVMNYYNQHNISPALAKRPIITDSVHVNKRVHLQQIADILNLPIEEIRVLNPQYRRDVIPGDVRPYSLVLPSMQVYSYIMSEDSILSHDYNRYARRKVVEPVTTIDDDPDSDYVTKLVVKRHVVKKGETLSKIAKRYGVKTADIKKWNGLRKNSLRAGSTLKINTYERVARVKEPEPEPKTETTDDSSLAAAESTQAQDDEPNSGTVQPAETLVTDSTETASQESAAPKAEKPVEKEKTVEKPAPKKSAAKEKTAAKEKAAAKPSYTYHTVKRGETLSKIARKYRGVTIADIQKANGISGSAIQAGQKLKIPRK
- a CDS encoding ParB/RepB/Spo0J family partition protein, with translation MASPKRNALGRGLDSLISMDDVPARGSSAINDIDVELISPNPDQPRTTFDEEALDELATSIRELGIIQPLSLRKTGPNSYQIIAGERRYRAAIKAGLTSVPAYIRTANDSELTEMALIENIQREDLNAIEIALTFRKLIDQYNLTQERLSERIGKKRATVANFLRLLKLPAEVQLGLRDKRVDMGHARALLTIDKPSLQLKLYNEIIKQGLSVRKVEELAKAYQAAEENGEMPPRQSKPAMSNKDFDILKKHLSASFRTPVQFTCNPQGRGKITFPFKNEDELAQLIAIFDTIKHSDN
- a CDS encoding DUF5683 domain-containing protein produces the protein MSKGQDRNKYDKLDLSTRIVILGLIFTLVFPFNIFSATDSPQRPQLPRKPIKIEEPDNTTPNDPVQAEPDLSEFPDSMWLTVPRHQRVEVVGDSVEFTGDSLKVTQIAVVPVETDTTATAKNPDDEFDPDYVVRDFNPDPTRAVWMSALFPGLGQLYNRRYWKLPIVIGGFMGLGYATSWNNRMLNDYTQAYRDLMDNDPSTKSYMDFFPPNAKEEDLNRSWMERTFKARKDFYRRNRDLCIICMVGVYLIAMVDAYVDASLSHFDISPDLTMDVYPTLIPDTRNSRVGIGLQWALNF
- a CDS encoding S41 family peptidase, encoding MKKLLLPLAFASIAATSWAVTPLWLRDVKISPDGSSIAFTYKGDIYKVAANGGTAQRLTTQPSYESNPVWSPDGKSIAFASDRNGNMDVYLMSANGGKATRLTTNSTNEIPESFTPDGKNVLFSAAIQDVASSAQFPSSRLTEVYSVPVTGGRITQLLSTPALQISYSLDGDFFLYNDQKGFEDEWRKHHTSSVTRDVCRYDTKTGKHTNLTNRAGEDRNPVMSVDGKTVYLLSERNGNTFNVYSFPIDNPSAVKQLTNFKTHPVRFLSQGADGTLAFTYDGEIYTKKGDAAPRKVNIDLMLDEENPIKKYSVSSSNEATVSPDGKQVAFVNRGELFVTSVEYPTTKQITSTPAAERQPAWAPDNRTIAYTSEREGHPNIYVAKINRKDDANFPNATLIDETPLVKANDGVERTYPKYSPDGKEIAFIQDRRKLMVMNLDTKKVRQITDGSTYPERNGGFDYKWSPDGKWFVIELTGNGHEPYSDIAIVNATGTPKVTNITRSSYFDMEPQWVMDGNAIAFVSDRYGLRSHASWGSQNDIMLAFLNQDAYDKYRLSKEDYELRKELEKQQKKDKKNDDKKEKSAESDDDTDDIVVELDGIEDRIVRVTPASSDIGGYIFSKDGENLYYLAAFEKAYDLWKINLRKRDVRLINKLNTSPLNFGMDKKGDNIFLLGSSSLKKMNANSESMTPITFSAILKLDPAAEREYMFDYVKQEEKERFYNKNMHGIDWEAMTKAYRKFLPHINNNYDFAELLSELLGELNVSHTGGRYRPSSSGDRTASLGLLYDWTYTGKGLKVDEIIEKGPFDRKNSDITVGCIIEKINGETIDNNTDYTAIFNDIAGKKTLVTIHNPADNKTWDEVILPISSGTMNTLLYNRWVKQRAADVDKWSGGRLGYVHLESMDDASYRTIYADLLGKYVDKDGIVIDTRWNGGGRLHEDIEVLFSGKKYLTQVIRGEDICDMPSRRWNKPSIMVQCEANYSNAHGTPWVYKHLNLGKLVGMPVPGTMTSVNWVTMQDPSLVFGIPVIGYRTAEGNYLENSQLEPDFKVVNEPGVIVTGEDQQLRKAVEELLKEIDAK